Proteins encoded within one genomic window of Agelaius phoeniceus isolate bAgePho1 chromosome 9, bAgePho1.hap1, whole genome shotgun sequence:
- the PLA2G12B gene encoding group XIIB secretory phospholipase A2-like protein, translating to MGTERVPAGLCKLPAQGAEPAPYLGAALCTPAAVTSGRLPGQRLKSRQSWCRCLLPGAAHPRRCCPSAPALSMRLLLGAALLCLSLRPGHGSEEAAPDSPGHQDSQAAPSYSDWGIDTIRDGFEAVNSYFDSFLELLGGKNGVCQYRCRYGKAPMPRPHYKPQEPNGCSSHFLGLKVPESLDLGIPAMTKCCNQLDVCYDTCGANKYRCDAKFRWCLHSICSDLKRSLGFVSKVQACESMADTVFNAVWTLGCRPFMNSQRSACICSEEERDEL from the exons ATGGGGACCGAGCGTGTCCCGGCGGGATTGTGCAAACTCCCAGCTCAGGGAGCTGAACCCGCTCCGTATCTCGGCGCTGCACTTTGCACCCCGGCTGCCGTGACCTCAGgccggctccccgggcagcgtTTAAagtccaggcagagctggtgccGCTGCCTCCTGCCCGGAGCAGCTCATCCCCGCcgctgctgcccctctgccccggCCCTGAGCAtgcggctgctgctgggggcagcGCTCCTGTGCCTCAGCCTGCGCCCGGGCCACGGCTCCGAGGAGGCAGCGCCCGACAGCCCCGGGCACCAGGACTCGCAGGCAGCGCCATCCTATTCCGACTGGGGCATCGACACCATCCGGGATGGCTTTGAAGCGGTCAACAGCTACTTCGACTCCTTCTTGGAACTGCTCGGGGGGAAAAACGGTGTCTGCCAGTACCGCTGCCGATACG GGAAGGCTCCCATGCCACGGCCTCACTACAAACCGCAGGAACCCAATGGCTGTAGCTCCCATTTTCTGGGGCTCAAGGTACCTGAAAGT cTAGACCTGGGGATCCCTGCCATGACCAAGTGCTGTAACCAGCTGGATGTTTGCTATGACACCTGTGGGGCCAACAAGTACCGCTGCGACGCCAAGTTCCGCTGGTGCCTGCACTCCATCTGCTCCGACCTCAAACGCAGCCTGGGCTTCGTCTCCAAGGTGCAAG cctgtGAATCCATGGCAGACACGGTGTTCAACGCTGTCTGGACCCTGGGCTGCCGGCCCTTCATGAACAGCCAGAGGAGCGCCTGCATTTGCAGCGAGGAGGAGCGCGATGAGCTGTGA